Proteins from one Burkholderia oklahomensis C6786 genomic window:
- a CDS encoding XdhC family protein yields MESMDLDVLRTGARWLGEGRRALLVTVVRTWGSSPRPEGAMLAVRDDGLVVGSVSGGCIEDDLIARVQASGVASWARPEAVKYGVTAEEAHRFGLPCGGTIELVLEPLAPTSGIAALCDAVERGRLVTRTLDLATGEAALAPAIATDGLYFDGARLVTIHGPRYRMLVIGAGQLSRYLCQIAVGLDYQVTVCDPREAYTDAWDVPGTRLVRTMPDDAVLDMRLDRRSAVIALTHDPKLDDLALMEALKTPAFYVGALGSRRNSQARRERLREFDLSAAELARLHGPAGIYIGSRTPPEIAVSILAEVTAAKNGVSLPTLLQVEGAKAAREMAASSDAACGI; encoded by the coding sequence ATGGAAAGCATGGATCTCGACGTGCTGAGAACGGGCGCGCGCTGGCTTGGCGAAGGCCGCCGCGCGTTGCTCGTGACGGTCGTGCGGACCTGGGGGTCGTCGCCGCGCCCGGAGGGCGCGATGCTCGCGGTGCGCGACGACGGGCTCGTCGTCGGCTCGGTGTCGGGCGGCTGCATCGAGGACGATCTGATCGCGCGCGTGCAGGCGTCGGGCGTCGCGAGCTGGGCGCGGCCCGAGGCGGTCAAGTACGGCGTGACGGCCGAAGAGGCGCATCGCTTCGGCCTGCCTTGCGGCGGCACGATCGAGCTCGTGCTCGAGCCGCTCGCGCCGACAAGCGGCATCGCGGCGCTGTGCGACGCGGTCGAGCGCGGCCGGCTCGTGACGCGCACGCTCGATCTCGCGACGGGCGAAGCGGCGCTCGCGCCCGCGATCGCGACCGATGGGCTCTACTTCGACGGCGCGCGCCTCGTGACGATTCACGGGCCGCGATACCGGATGCTCGTGATCGGAGCGGGGCAACTGTCGCGCTATCTGTGCCAGATCGCGGTCGGGCTCGACTATCAGGTGACGGTCTGCGATCCGCGCGAAGCGTACACGGACGCGTGGGACGTGCCGGGCACGCGGCTCGTGCGGACGATGCCCGACGACGCCGTGCTCGACATGCGGCTCGACCGCCGCTCGGCGGTGATCGCGTTGACGCACGATCCGAAGCTCGACGATCTCGCGCTGATGGAGGCGCTGAAGACGCCGGCATTCTACGTCGGCGCGCTCGGCTCGCGGCGCAACAGCCAGGCGCGGCGCGAGCGGCTGCGCGAGTTCGATCTGAGCGCGGCGGAGCTCGCGCGGCTGCATGGCCCGGCGGGCATCTACATCGGCAGCCGCACGCCGCCGGAGATCGCGGTGTCGATTCTCGCCGAAGTGACGGCGGCGAAGAACGGTGTGTCGCTGCCGACGCTCCTGCAGGTCGAAGGGGCGAAAGCGGCGCGGGAGATGGCTGCTAGCAGCGATGCCGCCTGTGGGATTTAG